Below is a window of Pyrobaculum aerophilum str. IM2 DNA.
TTATGTTGCCCGGCTGGCTGAAGCCGGGATTTTACAACGCCACGTTGAGCGTGTCGTTTAGTAGCTTGTCGGGATACGCCGGCTCTGTTACCTTTGTAAAATCTATACAACTGCCGGTTATAAGCGGCGTTGATGTGAACATAATGGCGTCGCCGACGCAACCTGTGGTAATAGGCTCTCCCACGTTAATATCTATTGTAATTTATCAAGGGAGTGCGGCTCCTCTTCAAAACGTCACTATCCGCGTGTTAAATGGCGATGGTGTGAGGATTTTGGGCAATAGCGTTTTCACAATACCACTGCTCACACAAATACAATTACCAGTTCAGCTTATAATTACAAAGTATGGAGGAATAAAGATACCGGTGGAGATTTGTCATTATTCTATTTGTACAGTCAAATACGCCGAATTGTTTATTCCGAGTCCTGGCGTAACAGTAAACGCCGTTTTTAACCCGCCTCAGGGCTATCCAGGTTCTGTGGTGCAGTCGACTTTTATTATCGCGACAAATTACACCATGTCTAACGTGGGGGTGGAGATCCGAGCTCCATTTAAGGCTTTGACGAGCCCCTCAATATTGTTACCGCTACTCGCCCCCCAATCCCCCGCTACTATAAACGTAGTTTTCGAAATACCTAAGGAGGTTAGGCCCGGCATCTACCCTATTAATATCACAGTCGCTGGCGCTATGTATACATTTTACTACGAAGTGTTAAAGCCCGAGTTTAATGTCGTCGTTACGTTTAACCCGCCAGTGGCGTATCCAGGCGCCGTAGTATCGGGGAATTTAGTAGTTACATCTCCCTTTAACGCCAAGGATTTAGACATACTCTTATCAACGCCTATGTCTCTTTTATCGCCAACGGGCTACCGCTTGCCCTATTTGCCGCAGGGTCAGCCTTATGCGGCCTATGTGGTCTTACAAGTGCCCGAGGAGACGCCCCCTGGGAAATACCCTCTGACTGTCTCAGTCAACGGGGTGAACTATACCTTTTATGTCAACGTCGGAGCGCCTAACGTGGTAATTCAAAATGTAATTGTAACGCCTCCAAGAGAGCTGGAGGGTACTCCAATGGCGCAAGTGGCTTTGCAAGTCCTCAACACAGGGCCTGTAGTGGCGCGAAACGTCACAATTGTCTTGTTAAACTCCACTATTGGGAGGCAGAGCTACGTGCTGGACTACTTGCCCCCTGGGTCGCCAGTGACGTTGACGTATTATGTCAATACTTCAAAACTTCCGCCCGGCCGTTACAACGTCGTTGCAATGGCTAGTTGGAACGGCGGCGTTTATTTAGCAAATGGGCCGCTGGATGTGGCTAAAAAAGACGTTTTTAAAATAACGCATAAAGTGTATAACGTCGCCCCAGGCTCCACTGCGGTGTTGGTGATTAACATAACTAATCTAGGCCCAGACGAGGCCAAGAATTTAAGAGTATCCTTTACTCCCTCGCAAGTATTTGAACTACACGCCTCTAATATTGCAGATGTGGCGACCGCCAGCGTCAGAGTGTTGGGAGATCTCGCGCCGGGCGCGAGCGTCAGCACGGCGTTTTTGCTTGATGTATCTGATAAAACTGTGCCCGGAGTGTACACTATAACGCTGGTAGCGACGTGGAACCAGACCGGCGTCTTCATGCCAGGAGTTCAGTACATAAATATCCCCATTGAAGTGAGAAGCGGCGTAGATATGTTTATAGTTATTCCGCTTGTCTTAACGGCGTTGTTAATCATAACGGGTATAGTCATTGCATTACGTAGAAAACGCCGTGGATAGCTACGATATTAAATACGCTTGGAGAGCAACGCCGCTTTTAGGCTCTGTGGCTCTTCTCGTGATGTACACAGAGGCCATGCTCATGCCGAGTCTCCCCAAAATCCAAGCAGAGTTTAACGTAACCCCCGCAGACGCCTCTTGGATTTTGACTATATACTTAATCTCTGGGACTATAAGCGCCGCCATATTTGGAAACCTGGGCGATATATACGGGAAGAAAAGGGTGCTGTCCCTCGTAATGTTGGCGTATGCAATTGCGGTAACTCTCACAGGCTATGCTCCCAATTTTGAAACGTTGCTCCTGTCGCGCGCGATCCAAGGCCTTGGCATGGCGATGTTCCCACTGGCCTTTTCCCTCATCCGTGAGGAGTTCCCGCCCCACATGGTCCCCACAGCTCAGGGGGTAGTAAGCGCTATGTTCGGCGTAGGTATTATTATCGCGTTGCCAGTCGGCGCTTATATAGCCCAGAACTACGGGTGGAGAGCCACTTATCACACGGCCACGCCAATAGCCGTCTTGCTGACCTTCTTAATAATGATTTACATAAGAGAGAGTAGGTACAGGACGCCAAGGAGTATAGACTTTGTCGGAATTGGCCTTTTCGCCACTATGGCCGCATCGTTTTTACTGGCCATATCCAAGGGCCCAGACTGGGGCTGGCTCTCGCCGAGAATCACCTCGTTGCTAGCCCTCTCGGCAGTGTCTGCGGCTGTGTTCCTAATTCACGAACTAACGACTGACAATCCCTTTATACCAAGAGATATTTTCAACCGCAATGTAATAGCCGCCACAATCGCAATTTTAATAGTGGCATATGCTTTTCAAATGAATTCGCAAAATCTCTCATATTTATTCCAAATGCCGCCGCCTTACGGCTACGGACTTACAGTTTTACAGACTGGCTTGTACATGCTACCGCCTGCCGTGGTGCAAATAATAGTCGCCCCTATTTCGGGGAGATTGATGTGGAGACTTGGGGCGAAGAAGATAGCTACAATAGGCGTTGTATTTGCTGTAATTGGCTATCAGCTCGCTGCAGCCCATTTGTACAGCGGCGTGTGGACTCTGATCTCCTACGTAACGCTGGGCTTTATAGGCTTGACTCTACTAAACGTCTCTCTCATCAACCTCCTCACTTTCTCAGTGCCCAGACAACGGCTAGGCGCCGCGACCGGTTTAAACACAGTATTCCGCAATTTCGGCTCAGCCATAGCCCCCACTGTGGCGGGGACTGTACTGACAAATTTCAACACTTATGTATATTACAACACGCCGGCAGGCCCCATATACTTCTCAGTTCCTGCCAAGGAGGCATATGTGATAAACATTGATATAGCAACCTCTATGTTTATTATCACGCTTTTACCAATTCTATTCTCGAAGGAAGTGCTGGGGGGTAACGCCACGCCTAAATAACGACGTGCCATGAACATAAGGCTTATAATATTACTGGGGCTCGTCTCTCTCTTTGCCGACTGGCTGTATGAAAGCATGCGCGCCGTTGCCCCACAATACTTATACGCGCTGGGCGCCTCTGCGGCTTTTGTAGGGTTTGTCTTCGGCCTCGGCGACGCCTTGGGCTACGCCGCCCGCTTCATCACAGGCCCGCTCGCAGACAAAAGGGGGGGCTACTGGCTGGAGACCTTCCTCGGCTACGGCCTCCAAATCGCCGCGGTGGCAGGCCTAGTGTTTGCCAGAGATGTGTGGCAGGTTGCAGGCTTAGTATTTCTGGAGAGGTTTAGCAAGGCCCTGCGCACGCCCGCCCGCGACGCCATTATCTCCGCGGCAGGGGGCAAGGGGGCTAGGGGCAGGGCCTTCGGCATCCACGCAGCATTAGACCAAATAGGCGCTATTCTGGGGGTGTCTATGGCCACTTTAATGCTGTTTTTAAATTATCAGCCTCGCGACGTGTTTTTAGCGGCTTTACTTCCAGGCGCTACGGCATTGGCAGTGCTCTACGTTGCGTATAAAACAAGCGGCGTAAAGCCCGCAGGAAAGGGCTATAAATTCCTAATGGACAGAAAAGCCGTGGTATTCGGAATGTCGCAATTTCTCCTCGGCATTTCCATAATTCACATATCGCTGTCCATGTATAGACTCTCTCAAGTGCCGTGGCTTGCCTCGTTGTTATACTTAATCGCTATGATTACTGAAATACCGGCGTCTTTAGCGCTGGGATATCTCTACGACAGAAGCCATAAGACGCTCTTCATCGCGCCTTTATTTACAACTCTATTAGCTGTGTCTTATATAAGCGGCGGGCTTTATCTCTTTCTCGGAGCTATCCTCTACGCGGTAGTTACCTCTTATGCCGACGTGGTTGCAAAGGCCGAGGCCGCTAAGCTGGGCGCCGCCTCATCGCTGGGCTTTGTCAACGCTATGTGGGGATTGGGGCTAATGATGGGCGGAGTGTTATACGGCTACTTTACAGATGTCGGCAATTATTTGACAATAGGCATATTAGCTGCAGCCTCGTCGTCGGCGTCACTTTTATTACTATGGAGGTCCGTTACGTAATTGAGCTTTACAAGAACTTGGCCCCAGTCTATGAAGAGCTTTACGGCGAGGAGCAGAGGTTAAAATACTGGCGAATAGCCTCACAAACGGGGGAGCGAGTCGTCGATGTCGGTTGCGGCACGGGAATAGCCTTTGAGGTGCTAGACGGGTATGTCGTCTGCCTCGACATATCAATTGATATGTTGAAACGCGCTAGGGAGAAAAAAGGCGATCTGGGGGAATTGATAGTCGCAGATCTCTGGCGTCCGCCGCTTAGAGATAACTCCTTTGACTCCGCCTTATTTTTATCATCTGTTGACAAAAGTTTTTATGGCCAAGTAATTAATATTTGGCGCGGGGTAGCCCACAAGCTTATTTTTGAATTTCGGGGCGAGTGGCACCTAGTAGAGCAACGCAATTGAGATAACCACACCGCCTCTATGAAGTATAGATATGTGAACAAAACAAATATATTTATGCTCACCGCCAATGCCGTATGGCATATCAAGAGCAGTATGCTTATGAGTATCAGGACTATTACCCCGTATATGACAACAGGGCGCCTACTGGGATTTGGTATATTGATCAATTACTACAGGGCGGGTTTAGGAAAGGCGAGATATACTTGGTCGCCGGCGAGGCTGGGCAAGGCAAGACTATATTCAGCCTCCAGTTTTTAAAGACGGGGGCTGAGCTCTACGACGAGCCTGGGCTTTATATTACAATTGACGAGCCCTCAGAAGACGTAAAAAGAGGGGTGAGGGAGTCCCTGGGGTGGGATCTAGACGCACTTGAAAGCCAAAACAAGCTAGTCTTTCTAGACCTCAGAACCCACTTTAGAACGTATGCAAAAGAGGAAAAAGTCACGGCGGATCCCAGAGAGATAGCGAAAATAATAATGGAATACGTCAAAAAATTCGGCATAAAAAGGCTAGTAATAGACCCAATCGCCCCCCTTATAATTACGTCGCATACAGACGTGTTGTGGGTAAGGGAGTACATGAGGGAGTTGGTATTTCAGCTGAGGAAAATGAAAGACATTACCACTTTAATGACGTCTGAGATCCCTACTGGCGAGAATAAAATTAGCAGATTCGGCGTGGAGGAGTATTTAGCCAGCGGCGTCATAAAGCTTGAGCTTATGGAATACCGCGGCTTTGTATTCCGCGTGATGTTTATACGTAAAATGAGGTGGACTGCTGTTAGGCCGCAAAAGCTAGTTTTTGAGATATATCCCCACTACGGCATCTACATATTAGACAGACTAGAGAACTTCATGAAACAAATCGACGCTTGGTACGCCTCTCTAAGCCAGCAACCTCAAGCGCCTCCAGCTACATAGAAATTTTAAAACCTAGACGTGGCGTAGTTTGTGAAAGCTCTTACTGAGATATTCGGTAAACTCCTCGAAAAAATCAGAGGCGTTGATTATATTGATGAGGCTACTTTACAAGAGCTGTCTCGAGAAATTCAAAGAACTCTTCTAAAAGCCGACGTCCCTCTCGATTTAGTAAAATCCTTTACTGAAAACGCGGTGAAGAGAATTAAAGAGGAGAAGCCGCCTGCCGGGATCCCCCCCAGGGAGTATCTGATATACGTCCTCTACGAGGAGTTAGTAAAGCTATTAGGCGGCGAGCAACCGGCGGAGTTTAAACCCACGAAAAAACCGTATATAGTTCTATTACTGGGGGTCGAGGGCAGCGGTAAGACAACAACCGCTGCGAAATTAGCCAAGTACTTGGCTAAGAGGGGGTATAAGGTGGGATTAGTAGAGACTGACACTATAAGGCCTGCCGCCTTTGATCAATTGAGACAACTAGCCGAAAAAATCGGCGTACCGTTCTACGGCGAGAGAGACGGAAAAGACGCCGTGGAGATCGCCAAGCGCGGCGTGCAGAACTTCAAGAACATGGACGTGATAATTGTGGACACCGCAGGGCGCCATAGGAATGAAGAGGCTTTGTTGAAAGAAGTGAGGGCTATTTACGACGCTGTGAGTCCGGACGAGGTAGTGCTAGTCATTGACGCCACAGTGGGCAAAATGGCCGCGGCACAAGCAGAGGCCTTTATGAAGTACTTGCCTATTCACTCAGTGATTATCACGAAAATGGACAGCACAGCCAGAGGCGGCGGCGCGCTGGCAGCAGTGGCGAAGACAGGTGCTAAAGTTAAATTCATCGGCGTGGGGGAAGACGTCGACGAATTTGAACAATTCTCCCCTAGGAAATTCGTCGCCAGAGTTCTGGGGATGGGCGATTTAGACACACTACTTGAGAAAATCAAGGCGGTTTTCGAGGAGGAAGAGGTACTTGAAGAAATAGAATCCGGCAGACTTGATCTACTCACCTTTAAGAAACAAATAGACAGTCTGTTAAAACTCGGGCCTTTGAGCAAAGTGTTTCAACTACTCCCCGGCAACTTGGCCGCAAAGATTTCAGAAGAGCAGATAGAGCTTTCCCAGAGGAATCTTAAGAAGTGGCGCGCTATATTAAGCTCAATGACTCTTGAAGAGTTGAAAAACCCGGAGATTTTAAACGCCTCGAGAATACGCCGAATAGCGCTTGGAGCAGGAGTTGCGCCCAAAGACGTTAAAGAAATGCTAACGGTTTATGAAAATCTGAGGAAGATGTCAAAGACCCTTAGGAGACAACTTAGGCTTAGGATGGCGAAGTGAGGCGGTTCTTGATAATAACCTCTTATGGGAAATTTAATGAACTGCCACATATACACGGAAAAATACTAGTAGCGGCATTGTTAGTGTCAAACGGCGTTAGGAAAGACGCAGAGGCGGTGTTTTACCTCAAAGATCTCGACAAAACGGTAAAAATAGTCGGCAGTAGAGTAAAGAGGCTTTTCCCAGACGAGGACTCCGCAATTGGCTTTTTGAAAAAGGCCTTTACCCAGGGAGGGCAGACTGGCGTAATAACGAGAAAGGGGCCGAGGGATTTAACCACAGGGCTTGTCATCGGCCCGGCTCAGGGGGGTAAATGTCTGCCTAAGCCGCCGTATACATATGTAATTCAAATTGAACAATTCGATGTAAAACTCGACTGCGGCTTGAATATCGGCTGGCTGCCTCCTCACCACCAAATTGTAGTTGTAAACATCACTACTGACAGGCTCCTGGAGAGCCGGCAAATAGTTTTATAACAGGAAAATGGGGGTGCCCGTGGAATTACTAGACAGGGCCCTTGAGATAATTAGAACATACCCGCTGTGCGACTCTTGTCTAGGCAGGCTCTTTGCGCAAATGGGTTACGGGCTTGAGAATTTCGAAAGGGGGCGGGCCATTAAGACGCTTCTTCATATGAAGCTAGTAGATGAGTACAGAAAGGGGAGGGATGTGTTAAACGATTTGCTTGCCCTGGCGAAAATTCACAAGCCGACAAGCAGATTTCTGACCAGCCTTGGCATTAACGTCGACGAGGCGGCTTGTTACATCTGTGGAGGCTTGCTAAAAGACGTAGAGAAGTACGCAAAAGACGTTCTCCCGCTGTTAGAAGGAGTGGAGTTCAGGACTTTTGAAGTCGGCACCACAGTGCCGAAGGATGTTGTGGAAAGGGAGTCGGAAGTGGTAAAGCGTTTTCTCATAACCAGCGGGGAGTCGGTAAAACACGAGATAAATAGGCGTATTGGTAAGGAGTTATTAAAACACCTTACTGGAAAGCGAGTAGATAAGCTGAGGCCTAATATTGTGGTAAGAGTAGATCTCATTACCGGTAAGGCGTCAGTTGAGAGAAACCCACTGTTAATAGAGGGGGTTTACCTAAAGCTAAGCCGTCGGGTTTCCCAGGCAAAAAAATTCGGCGATGTTAAGTCAACGCTGTGGGATAAGCTTGTTTACATCCGCGAAGTGTTCGGCGGAAAGGAACATGTTATCCACGTCTCGGGCAGAGAGGACAGCGACGCCAGAATGCTCGGCACAGGGAGGCCGCTCGTTGTTGAGGTTAAACAGCCTATTAAATACGACGGGGCTATTCCGCCGTTTAGAGATGGCGATATAATATTTACTCCAATTGGCTTTACAAACAGAGAGGAAGTGCGTAGACTTAAAGAAAAGGCGAAGACAGACATAAAACTCTACCGCGCGCTCGTCCTTTCTGAGAGGCCGTTAACTGTTGAGGAGTTGAATAAAATCGGCGAGCTTTCCGGAAAGACGATTATTCAATATACGCCGCGTCGGATAAAGCGCATAAGCCCTAGGAAGAAAAGAGTAAGGATGGTCTACGAGCTGGCGTGGAGACAGATTTCGCCGCGCGTCTTTGAGCTATACGTGAGATGCCAAGGGGGGCTTTATGTGAAGGAATTTATTCACGGCGATGGAGGGCGTACAACCCCCAGCGTCTCTGAAATTTTAAATACTCACTTAGAAGTATTAGAGCTGGACGTCTTGTCGGTGGAATAAGTTTTTAATCCACTTGTTTAAATCGCGGGTGGAGAAGGTCCTCGTTGTCAACTTCGGCGGGCAATACGCTCACCTGATCGCCAGGAGAATTAGAGAGGTTGGCGTCTACGCCGAAATAGCCAGCCCTGAGGAGGCGGTAATCAAGGCGAGTAAAGAAGAGGTAAAGGCTGTTATCCTCTCTGGCGGGCCTAGCTCTGTCTACGAGCCTGGAGCGCCGGATATTGACGAGGGGATTTTCGCCTTGTCTAAACCAGTGTTGGGGATATGTTATGGTCACCAAATGATCGCAAAGAAACTAGGAGGAAAAGTGGAGCGCGGCAAGGGGGAGTACGGGAAGACAATTGTAAAAATTCTAGTCAACGACCCGTTGTTTGACGGCTGGAAACCAGAAGAGGCGGTGTGGATGAGCCACAGCGACTTTGTTGAGGAGCCGCCGCCTGGATTCCACGTATTGGCAATAAGTGAAAACGGCTATATTGCCGCAATGAGAAAGGGGTTAATATACGGCGTGCAGTTCCACCCGGAGGTTCACCACACCAGTAAGGGGAGGGTAATGTTCGAGAACTTCTTGAGAAAAATAGCTAGGATATCCGACGTCTGGCGGCCCGAGGATCAAATTACGCGTATAGTAGAAGAGATAAGGAGTAGGGTAAAGGGCGGCGACGTCATAGTTGGAGTGAGCGGGGGAGTAGACAGCACGGTAACTGCCGTGTTGTTGTACAAAGCCGTGGGCCAAAGGGTAAAGGCTGTTTTTATTGACCACGGGCTATTCAGAGAGGGGGAGCCCGAAGAGGCAGCCTCTTTACTTAAATCTATTGGAATAGACGTGGTGTATATAGACGCGAAAGAGCGCTTTCTCAAAAGACTAGAGGGAGTGGCTGACTGCGAGGAAAAAAGGCGCATCATTGGGGAAACTTTCGCCGAGGTGTTTTCCGACGCGGTAAAGCAGATGCCCAACGTCAAATACCTAGCGCAGGGCACGTTATACCCAGATGTGGTGGAAAGCGGGGCGGTAAAGGGCGCCGACAAAATAAAAAGCCACCACAACGTGGGGGGGCTACCGCCGTGGTTTCAATTAGAGCTTATAGAACCGCTTCGAGAGTTTTATAAAGACGAAGTGAGGCGGATTGCCAAAGCCCTAGGCCTTCCGGAGGACGTGGTATATAGACATCCCTTTCCCGGCCCGGGCCTTGCGGTAAGGATTATTGGCCCCTTTACTAGAGAAAAACTAGCCATTGTGAGGAAAGCCACTAAAATAGTGGAAGAGGAGTTGAGGAAAGCCGGTCTTTTCAGAAAAGTCTGGCAAGCCTTCGCCACGGTGGGGGAGGATAAGTGGGTTGGGGTAAAGGGCGATAGAAGAGCTATGGGGTACATCGTGACGGTAAGAATTGTGGAAAGCGAAGACGCAATGACGGCGGACTGGTCAAGAATACCCTTTGAAATCCTTGAGAAAATATCCTCTAGAATTACGTCGGAAATACCAGAGGTTACCATGGTGACCTACGCCGTAACTTCTAAGCCTCCGTCTACAATAGAGCCTTGTTAAGCCCCGCTTTTTTAATTCCCAATGCGACTAGAGCCAGGCGGCGCGATAGGTCTGAAGAGGCTAATAAGCCCTGGGGGTATGCGGTCGGCCCTACCGGCTCCGCCTTCATTCCCTAACCCGGTACCGCGGGTTCGTCTGGCGGGCGGGGAACCGGGGGCTAAGTACAAATACTCTCCCATATAAAAGGTTTATGTACATAGGAACGGAGTTCGCCATAGCCACTGAGAGCTTTCTGGCATCGAGGGCTGGATATGAGGTTTATAAAAAAGGCGGAAACGCGGCGGACGCCGTGGTGGCCGCATCGGCCGTGTTGACATACACTCTGCCTCACCTTGGGGGAGTCGGAGGGGATTTCCTCGCAGTTGTACACAAGGGGGACAGGGCGGAATCTGTTTTGGGGTTGGGGTGGGCGCCTCGCAAAATCCCCGACCGCCCCCCGCGTAGGGGGATACAATCAGCCGTAGTGCCTGGCTATATAGCTGGGCTAGTGGAGTTTCACAAGAGATACGGCGCCCTGCCCTGGGGCGAGGTCATTGGGACGGCGCTGGATTTTATGCGCAAGGCGACAGTGCACCCCTCGTTGGCTGCGGCCATAGAGAGACATAGGGATTTGCTCGCCTCAGATCCAGGCGGCAGGCTGTACCTCGCCCTGCCCCTAGAGCCCGGCGCGCCTTATAAAATCGAGCCTTTATTAAAACTGTGGGGCGTGTTAAGGGATAATCCCCTTTTATTTTACGACGAAATTGCCAGAGATTTAGAGCAGTACGGATATTTCGAGCTAGACGACTTTTTAAAATACAGACCTGAGGTCAAGCCGCCGGTGTTTATAAATTACGACGGATGGGTTATATACGAGGCGCCGCCGCCCTCGCTTGGATTTGTCGTGTTGCTAACCGTTAAGCTCTCTCAACCAGTTAAAAGCCCCTTCAGCTATGCCAGGATTAAAAACACAGTCGCCGCGTTGAGAAAGGCGCATTGGGCTAGAGACGCGTATTTACACGACGGAGAAGTTCCCGTTTATGACATTCTCTCCGGAGGCGTTCAGTTAGGCGAGGCAGACAAGCCTGAGCCGACGCCCGGCACTACGTACCTCGCCGCTGGCGACAAAGAGCTGACAGTTTCAGCCATACAATCCCTCTACTACCCCTTCGGGTCTGGCTTTACAGATTTAAAGTGGGGCATAACATTTAACAACAGAGCCAGCGACTTCACTACAGGCTTAAACAGACCGGCGCCGAGGAAGCGGCCGTCCCATACCCTTTCTGCGGTGGTTATGGTAAAAGAGGGAGAGGCTTGGGCTCTTGGGGCAAGCGCCGGCCACTACAGGCCGGCAATATACGCACAGCTGATACAAAACGTAATTTGGTACGGCATGAGCCCGCGAGAGGCGATCTTGGCGCCGCGTTTTATATGGACTGGGGGGTGGGAGGTCCAGGCTGAGGAGGGGTGGGAGGCAGGCTTAGGCGTCACTATTGTCAAATACCCCAGCAGAATGGGAGTGGCCGCGGCGTTGCGTAAAAGAAATAACTACATCGCCGCGGTTGCGGACATCCGCGGAGACGGCCTAGCCCTAGGGATTTAGGCAGAAAAACTTATTTTTCCACACACATGCGTTGAACATGACGGGATATAAATGCGCAATATGCGGACGGGAGGACACCCCGCTGTTAGAGGCCAATATAAAGGACAGGGGCCCTGCGTTAGTATGCCCAGACTGCTGGGCGAAGCTCATGGCCGAGAATAAAATAATCGTCGGAAGTACTGGCGGCGGTTGCGCCTGCGGATAGGGCCGAGACTGCAGAGAATCCTAAATCGCAGTAGAGAAGCAAGTTAAGCGGAGGGAGTTTTGCGATGCCCTAGCGTCCTTTGCGCCGCTTGTAAACAAGGAGCGCCAACAGCTAAGGGCCTAAGAGGTAATTCAAAAAGGAGATGTGCGGACCCATGAATCGCCCCCGCCCCGGGCATGTCGAGGCGGCCGCGCCGGGACCCACTACTGCCGCTGGTGGGAA
It encodes the following:
- the guaA gene encoding glutamine-hydrolyzing GMP synthase; this translates as MEKVLVVNFGGQYAHLIARRIREVGVYAEIASPEEAVIKASKEEVKAVILSGGPSSVYEPGAPDIDEGIFALSKPVLGICYGHQMIAKKLGGKVERGKGEYGKTIVKILVNDPLFDGWKPEEAVWMSHSDFVEEPPPGFHVLAISENGYIAAMRKGLIYGVQFHPEVHHTSKGRVMFENFLRKIARISDVWRPEDQITRIVEEIRSRVKGGDVIVGVSGGVDSTVTAVLLYKAVGQRVKAVFIDHGLFREGEPEEAASLLKSIGIDVVYIDAKERFLKRLEGVADCEEKRRIIGETFAEVFSDAVKQMPNVKYLAQGTLYPDVVESGAVKGADKIKSHHNVGGLPPWFQLELIEPLREFYKDEVRRIAKALGLPEDVVYRHPFPGPGLAVRIIGPFTREKLAIVRKATKIVEEELRKAGLFRKVWQAFATVGEDKWVGVKGDRRAMGYIVTVRIVESEDAMTADWSRIPFEILEKISSRITSEIPEVTMVTYAVTSKPPSTIEPC
- a CDS encoding gamma-glutamyltransferase, with the translated sequence MYIGTEFAIATESFLASRAGYEVYKKGGNAADAVVAASAVLTYTLPHLGGVGGDFLAVVHKGDRAESVLGLGWAPRKIPDRPPRRGIQSAVVPGYIAGLVEFHKRYGALPWGEVIGTALDFMRKATVHPSLAAAIERHRDLLASDPGGRLYLALPLEPGAPYKIEPLLKLWGVLRDNPLLFYDEIARDLEQYGYFELDDFLKYRPEVKPPVFINYDGWVIYEAPPPSLGFVVLLTVKLSQPVKSPFSYARIKNTVAALRKAHWARDAYLHDGEVPVYDILSGGVQLGEADKPEPTPGTTYLAAGDKELTVSAIQSLYYPFGSGFTDLKWGITFNNRASDFTTGLNRPAPRKRPSHTLSAVVMVKEGEAWALGASAGHYRPAIYAQLIQNVIWYGMSPREAILAPRFIWTGGWEVQAEEGWEAGLGVTIVKYPSRMGVAAALRKRNNYIAAVADIRGDGLALGI